One window from the genome of Homoserinimonas aerilata encodes:
- a CDS encoding type IV pilus twitching motility protein PilT produces the protein MNEPVYDVTEQGDSAPSGRRAAKENTDPLYEPPGYLPSSYQAVSEPVSLKPKFDEPAPAPSVAETFPSQAPAGSFASAPPAVSFPSAPPVGSFPSTPPPLSDRAASASSSMTPDAPAQLPVQVSVTESATQAESKPPAPSTEYLQSLPAPTQAAPVQKPVQAAQPVQQVPVAQPVPAAQSQHAQAPAAPVQQQPVPVQAAPAPVQQAPQQTQPTQQAPQPAPVQPAAPTPAPVPAAAAPPQPAPVPSAAPAVPAAQQPVAPAAAQAPAADVPLDSSPGPVPVSELPGPVPAVPPVSSLSPEVPAMHDQPAASAPGIFGSQRDADLNADPELDEALQRVLMTSGSDLHVSAGAPPMIRVDGALKPIDGAAPWSADKVKAALYSILTERQKEIFEQELEFDFAYTLSENARFRVNFYQQRHNIGAAFRLIPTEIKPLAALGVPDSIASFAKLPRGLVLITGPTGSGKSTTLAALIDLVNRTRTDHIMTVEDPIEFLHTNHKSLVNQREVGHDTHSFAQALKHVLRQDPDVILVGELRDLETISVALTAAETGHLVFATLHTQDAPQTIDRIIDVYPPHQQAQVRAQLAATLQGVVCQTLVKRSNGRGRVVATEVLMATHAVANLIREGKTYQVHSAMQAGRDLGMHTLDQHLADLVNSGQISFESAIEKAHDFEVLKRLVTRADTSVAAVGANMSSEGVNFADAYSGQF, from the coding sequence ATGAATGAGCCGGTTTACGACGTCACGGAGCAGGGGGATTCTGCCCCGTCCGGTCGTCGTGCGGCGAAGGAGAACACGGATCCGCTCTATGAGCCGCCCGGGTATCTCCCTTCCAGCTATCAGGCGGTTTCTGAGCCGGTGTCGTTGAAGCCGAAGTTCGACGAGCCTGCGCCTGCGCCTTCTGTTGCGGAGACGTTCCCGTCGCAGGCTCCTGCGGGTTCGTTCGCGTCGGCGCCTCCTGCTGTCTCGTTCCCGTCGGCTCCGCCGGTGGGGTCGTTCCCGTCGACGCCTCCGCCTTTGTCGGATCGTGCGGCTTCGGCGTCGTCGTCGATGACTCCGGATGCTCCGGCTCAGCTTCCGGTGCAGGTTTCGGTCACTGAGTCGGCGACGCAGGCGGAGTCGAAGCCTCCCGCCCCGTCGACGGAGTACCTGCAGAGCCTTCCGGCGCCGACGCAGGCGGCTCCGGTTCAGAAGCCCGTGCAGGCCGCTCAGCCCGTGCAGCAGGTTCCGGTCGCCCAGCCTGTTCCTGCCGCCCAGTCGCAGCATGCTCAGGCGCCTGCCGCCCCGGTTCAGCAGCAGCCTGTTCCGGTTCAGGCCGCGCCTGCCCCTGTGCAGCAGGCGCCGCAGCAGACTCAGCCAACACAGCAGGCGCCGCAGCCCGCACCCGTGCAGCCTGCCGCCCCGACTCCTGCCCCCGTTCCCGCGGCAGCAGCTCCGCCGCAGCCGGCCCCGGTTCCGTCCGCGGCTCCTGCAGTACCGGCAGCCCAGCAGCCGGTGGCACCCGCAGCCGCACAGGCCCCTGCTGCTGACGTCCCTCTCGACTCTTCTCCCGGCCCGGTCCCTGTGTCCGAGCTGCCGGGCCCTGTGCCGGCGGTCCCGCCGGTTTCGTCCCTGTCGCCGGAGGTACCCGCGATGCACGATCAGCCCGCAGCATCCGCCCCCGGTATTTTCGGTTCGCAGCGTGATGCGGATCTCAACGCCGATCCTGAGCTTGATGAGGCCCTGCAGAGGGTGCTCATGACGAGTGGGTCTGACCTTCATGTTTCGGCGGGTGCTCCTCCGATGATCCGTGTCGATGGTGCACTGAAGCCCATCGATGGTGCCGCGCCGTGGTCGGCCGACAAGGTCAAGGCGGCGCTGTACAGCATCCTGACGGAGCGCCAGAAGGAGATCTTCGAGCAGGAGCTCGAGTTCGACTTCGCGTACACGCTGTCGGAGAATGCGCGTTTCCGCGTGAACTTCTATCAGCAGCGTCACAACATCGGTGCGGCGTTCCGTCTGATTCCGACGGAGATCAAGCCGCTGGCGGCGTTGGGCGTTCCTGATTCGATCGCGAGTTTCGCGAAGTTGCCGCGTGGCCTCGTTCTCATCACGGGTCCGACGGGTTCGGGCAAGTCGACGACGCTGGCGGCGCTCATCGATCTGGTGAACCGCACGCGCACCGACCACATCATGACGGTTGAGGACCCGATCGAGTTCTTGCACACGAACCACAAGTCGCTGGTGAACCAGCGTGAGGTGGGGCATGACACGCACAGCTTCGCGCAGGCGCTCAAGCATGTGCTGCGTCAGGACCCGGATGTGATTCTGGTCGGTGAGCTTCGTGACCTGGAGACGATCTCGGTGGCGTTGACGGCGGCTGAGACCGGCCATCTCGTGTTTGCGACGCTTCACACTCAGGATGCTCCGCAGACGATCGACCGAATCATCGACGTGTATCCGCCGCACCAGCAGGCTCAGGTGCGTGCGCAGCTGGCGGCAACCCTGCAGGGCGTCGTCTGTCAGACGCTGGTGAAGCGCTCGAATGGCCGTGGCCGTGTTGTGGCGACGGAGGTGTTGATGGCGACGCACGCTGTGGCGAACCTCATCCGTGAGGGTAAGACGTATCAGGTGCATTCGGCCATGCAGGCGGGTCGCGATCTGGGCATGCACACGCTCGACCAGCATCTGGCTGATCTGGTGAACAGCGGCCAGATCTCGTTCGAGTCGGCGATCGAGAAGGCGCATGACTTCGAGGTTCTGAAGCGTCTGGTGACGCGGGCTGACACGTCGGTGGCGGCGGTGGGCGCGAACATGTCCAGCGAGGGTGTCAACTTCGCTGACGCGTATTCGGGGCAGTTCTGA
- a CDS encoding type IV pilin protein, which translates to MITAINRALDASRLKREENEKGFTLIELLVVVIIIGILAAIAIPVFLNQRESAWKSSVESDLKNGALAIETYATSNNGSLSALPAAADADLETLAPDDVKFTASSNNAITITITGNSYVISGTSDDLGTKTLEYDSALGGIQEWTD; encoded by the coding sequence ATGATCACTGCTATCAACCGCGCGCTGGACGCCAGCCGCCTCAAGCGCGAGGAGAACGAGAAGGGCTTCACCCTGATCGAACTTCTCGTCGTTGTCATCATCATCGGCATTCTTGCCGCGATCGCCATCCCGGTCTTCCTGAACCAGCGGGAGAGCGCATGGAAGTCCTCGGTCGAGTCCGACCTCAAGAACGGTGCCCTCGCGATCGAGACGTACGCGACCTCAAACAACGGCTCGCTTTCGGCTCTGCCCGCCGCTGCAGACGCTGACCTTGAGACCCTTGCTCCGGATGACGTCAAGTTCACTGCGTCCTCGAACAACGCGATCACGATCACGATCACGGGCAACAGCTACGTCATCTCTGGCACCAGCGACGACCTCGGCACGAAGACGCTCGAGTACGACAGTGCATTGGGTGGCATCCAGGAGTGGACTGACTAG
- a CDS encoding type II secretion system F family protein, with the protein MATAGVKEFSYKGRDGAGKVVKGRLEGASEGAVGAKLRVMGVTPISIDEASGGTGLNMDISIPGMQKGVGLKDLAIMSRQMATMTSSGLSLIRTLTILSEQTENKTLAGILSKVQTDVEAGYSLSAAMGKHTKHFPPLMISLVRAGETGGFLESTLESIAENFESDVKLRATIKSALTYPVAVLIIAFLAVIGMLIFIVPVFEGMFAGFGGDLPAPTMVLVVMSKNMAWAVPLMVVLIIVFSIWWRNNKNTERVRKVVDPLKLKMPVFGDLFKKVAIARFTRNFSTMMGAGVPILQSLSIVGETAGNWVIEDALRKVQDSVRTGKSIAAPLSTEPVFPSMVTQMIAVGEDSGSLETMLAKIADFYDEEVQSTAEALTALIEPLMIAVIGAVIGGMIVALYMPVFSIFEQIQ; encoded by the coding sequence ATGGCCACCGCGGGTGTGAAGGAGTTCTCCTACAAGGGCCGTGACGGCGCGGGCAAGGTCGTCAAGGGTCGTCTGGAGGGTGCCAGCGAGGGCGCTGTGGGCGCGAAGCTTCGGGTGATGGGCGTGACGCCGATCTCGATCGATGAGGCTTCGGGTGGCACGGGCCTGAACATGGATATCAGCATCCCGGGCATGCAGAAGGGTGTCGGGCTGAAGGATCTGGCGATCATGTCGCGTCAGATGGCGACGATGACCTCGTCGGGCCTGTCCCTGATCCGCACTCTGACGATTCTGTCGGAGCAGACGGAGAACAAGACTCTGGCGGGCATCCTGTCGAAGGTGCAGACGGATGTCGAGGCCGGCTATTCGCTGTCGGCGGCGATGGGCAAGCACACGAAGCATTTCCCTCCGCTGATGATCAGCTTGGTGCGGGCGGGTGAGACGGGCGGATTCCTGGAGTCGACGCTCGAGTCGATTGCCGAGAACTTCGAGTCGGATGTGAAGCTGCGCGCGACGATCAAGTCGGCGCTGACCTATCCGGTGGCGGTTCTGATCATCGCGTTCCTCGCGGTGATCGGCATGCTCATCTTCATCGTTCCGGTGTTCGAGGGTATGTTCGCGGGCTTCGGCGGGGATCTGCCGGCACCCACGATGGTGCTGGTGGTCATGTCGAAGAACATGGCGTGGGCGGTGCCGCTGATGGTGGTTCTGATCATCGTGTTCTCGATCTGGTGGCGCAACAACAAGAACACCGAGCGGGTGCGCAAGGTCGTCGACCCGTTGAAGCTGAAGATGCCGGTGTTCGGCGACCTGTTCAAGAAGGTCGCGATCGCTCGCTTCACCCGAAACTTCTCGACGATGATGGGTGCGGGTGTGCCCATTCTGCAGTCGTTGAGCATTGTTGGCGAGACGGCCGGCAACTGGGTGATCGAGGATGCGCTGCGCAAGGTGCAGGATTCGGTGCGTACGGGCAAGTCGATCGCGGCGCCGCTGTCCACGGAGCCGGTGTTCCCGTCGATGGTGACGCAGATGATCGCGGTCGGCGAGGATTCGGGCTCCCTGGAGACGATGCTCGCGAAGATCGCCGACTTCTATGACGAAGAGGTGCAGAGCACGGCGGAGGCGCTGACGGCGCTGATCGAGCCGCTCATGATCGCGGTGATCGGTGCGGTCATCGGTGGCATGATCGTGGCGCTCTACATGCCGGTCTTCAGCATCTTCGAGCAGATCCAGTAG
- a CDS encoding PulJ/GspJ family protein: MTRPLQRFRARLGRTQAGFSLMELVVAMGIFSIFIAMFMAAVIGLTQGTTRAQLTAEASSGVLTVFQNFDRQVRYADAINFPGDAGGATYIEFRTPAESAPSEVTTCTQWRFLPDEGRIESRSWPDVAGATPTAWATKLTTAIDTGAADYPFKMIPASTSGSARQQLVLTLEAGNADMDAGASMSTTFVARNSSAGSPGNLDANGDGRSDAPACATGSRS; this comes from the coding sequence ATGACTAGGCCGCTTCAGCGATTTCGCGCTCGCCTCGGGCGCACTCAGGCCGGCTTCTCTCTCATGGAGCTCGTCGTTGCCATGGGTATCTTCAGCATCTTCATTGCCATGTTCATGGCGGCAGTCATCGGCCTGACGCAGGGCACCACGCGCGCTCAGCTGACCGCCGAAGCCAGCAGTGGTGTGCTCACCGTCTTCCAGAATTTCGACCGGCAGGTTCGCTACGCGGACGCGATCAACTTCCCCGGCGATGCGGGCGGCGCCACTTATATCGAGTTCCGAACTCCGGCAGAGAGCGCGCCCTCTGAGGTGACGACGTGCACGCAGTGGCGCTTCCTCCCCGACGAGGGCCGTATCGAGTCGCGCTCATGGCCGGATGTCGCCGGCGCGACCCCGACGGCCTGGGCGACCAAGCTCACCACGGCGATCGACACCGGCGCCGCCGACTACCCATTCAAAATGATTCCGGCAAGCACGAGTGGCTCGGCGCGGCAGCAACTGGTGCTCACGCTTGAGGCCGGCAATGCCGACATGGACGCTGGGGCATCCATGTCCACGACGTTCGTCGCGCGCAACAGCAGCGCGGGTTCACCAGGCAACTTGGATGCCAACGGTGATGGCCGAAGCGACGCGCCGGCATGCGCAACAGGGAGCAGATCGTGA
- a CDS encoding GspE/PulE family protein yields MSSLTEILIIRGVMPIEALDNVVDGWKGDDEMVRQLVNDGVITPTDYASARAAQHGLPFVELTEYPVDRMAVSLVQAAICRRHEVLPIANIGNTITLAVVDPGNVFAIDDVRAAVRMQVNLVVAERKDLLAAIDRYHRADNEISSLTTVLEEESSGQELAISEQEASEDDAPIVRFVNLLISQGIQDKASDIHIEPGQHDMGVRYRIDGVLHEMQRAPKAIQNGVISRLKIMSDIDIAERRKPQDGRLSVNHGGRQIDLRVATLPTVWGEKVVMRILDNSSTTLTLSDLNMLDNNLDNYRRSFTKPNGMILVTGPTGSGKSTTLYTTLNAVAKPEVNVITVEDPVEFRMAGINQVQVNVKAGLTFAAALRSILRSDPDVVLIGEIRDQETAQIAIEASLTGHLVLSTLHTNSAPAAITRLIEMDIEPFLVGSALDSVVAQRLARRLCERCREQYQSTIEGLANMGFYLDPSKPSPLLYRPVGCTHCSNTGYRGRIALHEVMMVSEEIERLAVARASTIEITKVAVSQGMATLRQDGWTKALMGYTSVEEILRVVV; encoded by the coding sequence TTGTCTTCTCTTACTGAGATTCTGATCATCCGTGGTGTGATGCCCATTGAGGCGCTCGACAATGTTGTCGATGGCTGGAAGGGCGATGACGAGATGGTGCGCCAGCTTGTCAACGATGGCGTGATCACGCCCACCGATTATGCTTCTGCTCGCGCCGCCCAGCATGGTCTCCCGTTTGTGGAGTTGACTGAGTACCCGGTTGACCGGATGGCGGTGTCGCTTGTTCAGGCTGCGATCTGTCGCCGTCACGAGGTTCTGCCGATTGCGAACATCGGCAACACGATCACTTTGGCTGTGGTCGACCCGGGCAATGTGTTCGCGATCGATGATGTGCGCGCTGCGGTGCGCATGCAGGTGAATCTGGTTGTTGCGGAGCGTAAGGATCTTCTGGCCGCGATTGACCGCTATCACCGCGCCGACAATGAGATCAGCTCGCTGACGACTGTTCTCGAGGAGGAGAGCAGCGGTCAGGAGCTGGCGATCTCCGAGCAGGAGGCGAGCGAGGACGATGCGCCTATCGTTCGCTTCGTGAACCTGCTGATCAGCCAGGGCATCCAGGACAAGGCTTCTGATATTCACATCGAGCCGGGCCAGCATGACATGGGTGTTCGGTACCGTATCGACGGTGTGCTGCATGAGATGCAGCGGGCGCCGAAGGCGATCCAGAATGGCGTCATCTCGCGTCTGAAGATCATGAGTGACATCGATATCGCTGAGCGCCGCAAGCCTCAGGATGGTCGCCTGTCGGTCAATCACGGTGGCCGCCAGATCGATCTGCGTGTTGCGACTCTTCCCACGGTGTGGGGCGAGAAGGTCGTCATGCGTATTCTCGACAATTCGAGCACGACGCTGACGTTGAGCGATCTGAACATGCTCGACAACAATCTCGACAATTACCGTCGTTCGTTCACGAAGCCGAATGGCATGATCCTGGTGACGGGGCCGACGGGTTCGGGTAAGTCGACGACGTTGTACACGACGCTGAATGCTGTGGCGAAGCCCGAGGTCAATGTGATCACGGTTGAGGACCCGGTGGAGTTCCGCATGGCGGGCATCAACCAGGTGCAGGTGAATGTGAAGGCGGGCCTGACGTTTGCGGCGGCGCTGCGCAGCATCCTGCGTTCTGACCCGGATGTTGTTCTCATTGGTGAGATCCGTGACCAGGAGACGGCGCAGATCGCCATTGAGGCGTCGCTGACTGGTCACCTCGTGTTGTCGACGCTTCACACGAACAGCGCGCCTGCGGCGATCACTCGTCTGATCGAGATGGACATTGAGCCGTTCTTGGTGGGTTCGGCGCTCGACAGTGTTGTTGCTCAGCGTCTTGCGCGTCGTCTGTGCGAGCGGTGCAGGGAGCAGTACCAGAGCACGATCGAGGGCCTTGCGAACATGGGCTTCTATCTTGATCCGAGCAAGCCGTCGCCGCTGCTGTACCGCCCGGTGGGCTGCACGCACTGCTCGAACACGGGTTACCGTGGCCGTATCGCCCTGCATGAGGTGATGATGGTGAGCGAGGAGATCGAGCGCCTGGCGGTGGCTCGTGCGTCGACGATCGAGATCACGAAGGTTGCGGTGTCGCAGGGTATGGCGACGCTGCGACAGGATGGCTGGACGAAGGCCCTGATGGGGTACACCTCGGTTGAGGAGATCCTTCGGGTGGTGGTCTAG
- a CDS encoding DNA-directed RNA polymerase subunit beta' gives MLDVTTFDELRIGLATADDIRRWSHGEVKKPETINYRTLKPEKDGLFGEQIFGPSRDWECSCGKYKRVRFKGIVCERCGVEVTKSSVRRERMGHIELAAPVTHIWYFKGVPSRLGYLLDMAPKDLEKVIYFAAYMVISVDEQGRHDDMPGLENEIRLEIAELEKQRDSKIADRLAKLEADLAALEEEGAKADVKRRTKDGAEKEMSQARKSFDEQISQLERVWEDFRTLKVGDLKPEDSVFHELQDRFGMYFEAFMGAEAIQKRLQSFDLQTESENLHDQIANGKGQKKIRAIKRLKVVNSFLQTGNSPAAMVLEVVPVIPPELRPMVQLDGGRFATSDLNDLYRRVINRNNRLRRLLDLGAPEIIVNNEKRMLQEAVDALFDNGRRGRPVTGTGNRALKSLSDMLKGKQGRFRQNLLGKRVDYSGRSVIIVGPQLKLHQCGLPKQMALELFKPFVIKRLIDLSHAQNIKSAKRMVERSRPQVWDVLEEIIRERPVLLNRAPTLHRLGIQAFEPQLVEGKAIQLHPLVCAAFNADFDGDQMAVHLPLSVEAQAEARILMLASNNILKPSDGRPVTLPTQDMIIGLHHLTTVREGGEGEGRAFSSVAEAILAFDQKSLHLNSKVRIRLTGLHFAEGKAPEGFVQGETFLHETTLGRALFNEALPADYPWVEAVADKGQLSSIVNDLAERYPKVEVAATLDRIKDAGFYWATRSGVTVALSDILTPPTKGAIIAGYEKQASKVQSQFEKGLTTDSERRQELIEIWNKATAEVATAMQENMPSDNNINRMVTSGARGNWMQVRQIAGMRGLVSNPKGEIIPRPIISSYREGLSVAEYFIATHGARKGLADTALRTADSGYLTRRLVDVSQDVIIREDDCGTTRGLELLVATPDANGVLVRDANVENSLYARSLAEDAVDAKGKVVAKAGDDVGDVLIQDLIDAGITHAKVRSVLTCESAAGVCAVCYGRSLATGLLVDIGEAVGIIAAQSIGEPGTQLTMRTFHTGGVASADDITQGLPRVTELFEARTPKGASPIAEAAGKITIEDTDRSRKLILTPDSGDEPIAYPVLKRATLLIEDGQHVELGQQLHVGAIDPKEVLRVRGVRAVQQHLVDGVQGVYRSQGVPIHDKHIEVIVRQMLRKVTVVDHGDTDLLPGELVDRSRYNELNRAALTEGRKTASARQEVMGITKASLATESWLSAASFQETTRVLTQAAMDGKSDPLLGLKENVIIGKLIPAGTGLPRYRNVSVEATEEAKAERYPNRIFADDASFNESDLSFVDFDSFSSDDFQPGTYN, from the coding sequence TTGCTCGACGTTACCACGTTCGATGAGCTTCGTATCGGCCTCGCGACTGCTGACGACATCCGTCGCTGGTCGCACGGTGAGGTGAAGAAGCCGGAGACGATCAACTACCGCACGCTCAAGCCCGAGAAGGATGGCCTTTTCGGTGAGCAGATCTTCGGACCCAGCCGCGACTGGGAGTGCTCGTGTGGCAAGTACAAGCGCGTGCGCTTCAAGGGCATCGTGTGTGAGCGCTGTGGCGTTGAGGTCACGAAGTCGTCGGTGCGCCGTGAGCGCATGGGCCACATCGAGCTCGCCGCCCCGGTCACTCACATCTGGTACTTCAAGGGTGTTCCGAGCCGCCTCGGCTACCTGCTCGACATGGCGCCGAAGGACCTTGAGAAGGTCATCTACTTCGCCGCTTACATGGTGATCTCGGTTGATGAGCAGGGCCGTCACGATGACATGCCCGGTCTCGAGAACGAGATCCGTCTGGAGATCGCCGAGCTTGAGAAGCAGCGCGATTCGAAGATCGCTGACCGCCTGGCGAAGCTTGAGGCCGACCTGGCCGCTCTTGAAGAAGAGGGTGCCAAGGCTGATGTGAAGCGTCGCACGAAGGATGGCGCCGAGAAGGAGATGTCGCAGGCTCGTAAGTCCTTCGACGAGCAGATCAGCCAGCTGGAGCGCGTGTGGGAGGATTTCCGCACGCTGAAGGTCGGCGACCTGAAGCCGGAGGATTCGGTCTTCCACGAGCTGCAGGACCGTTTCGGCATGTACTTCGAGGCGTTCATGGGCGCCGAGGCCATCCAGAAGCGTCTGCAGAGCTTCGACCTCCAGACGGAGAGCGAGAACCTGCACGACCAGATCGCGAACGGCAAGGGTCAGAAGAAGATCCGCGCCATCAAGCGCCTGAAGGTTGTCAACTCGTTCCTGCAGACCGGCAACTCGCCGGCTGCGATGGTGCTCGAGGTCGTCCCGGTGATCCCGCCGGAGCTGCGCCCGATGGTGCAGCTCGATGGTGGCCGCTTCGCGACCTCTGACCTGAACGACCTGTACCGCCGCGTGATCAACCGCAACAACCGTCTTCGTCGTCTGCTTGACCTCGGTGCTCCCGAGATCATCGTCAACAACGAGAAGCGGATGCTGCAGGAGGCCGTCGACGCTCTGTTCGACAACGGTCGCCGTGGTCGCCCGGTGACGGGTACCGGCAACCGCGCCCTGAAGTCCCTGAGCGACATGCTCAAGGGAAAGCAGGGTCGTTTCCGCCAGAACCTGCTCGGCAAGCGCGTCGACTACTCGGGCCGTTCGGTCATCATCGTCGGCCCGCAGCTGAAGCTGCACCAGTGTGGTCTGCCCAAGCAGATGGCGCTGGAGCTGTTCAAGCCGTTCGTCATCAAGCGCCTGATCGATCTGAGCCACGCTCAGAACATCAAGAGCGCGAAGCGTATGGTCGAGCGTTCGCGTCCGCAGGTGTGGGATGTGCTCGAGGAGATCATCCGCGAGCGCCCCGTGCTGCTGAACCGCGCGCCCACCCTTCACCGTCTGGGCATCCAGGCGTTCGAGCCTCAGCTCGTCGAGGGTAAGGCCATCCAGCTTCACCCGCTGGTGTGTGCCGCGTTCAACGCCGACTTCGATGGTGACCAGATGGCTGTTCACCTGCCGCTGTCGGTTGAGGCCCAGGCTGAGGCGCGCATCCTGATGCTCGCGTCGAACAACATCCTGAAGCCGTCTGACGGTCGCCCGGTCACCCTGCCCACGCAGGACATGATCATCGGTCTGCACCACCTCACCACTGTGCGTGAGGGTGGCGAGGGTGAGGGCCGTGCGTTCTCGTCGGTCGCCGAGGCGATCCTCGCGTTCGACCAGAAGTCGCTTCACCTGAACTCGAAGGTGCGCATCCGTCTGACGGGTCTGCACTTTGCTGAGGGCAAGGCGCCTGAGGGCTTCGTGCAGGGCGAGACGTTCCTGCATGAGACCACGCTGGGTCGCGCGCTGTTCAATGAGGCGCTTCCGGCTGACTACCCCTGGGTGGAGGCTGTTGCCGACAAGGGTCAGCTTTCGTCGATCGTCAACGATCTGGCGGAGCGTTACCCCAAGGTTGAGGTCGCGGCGACGCTGGACCGCATCAAGGACGCCGGTTTCTACTGGGCGACCCGAAGCGGTGTGACGGTGGCGCTGTCAGACATCCTGACGCCGCCCACCAAGGGTGCGATCATCGCGGGCTACGAGAAGCAGGCCTCGAAGGTTCAGAGCCAGTTCGAGAAGGGTCTGACGACCGACTCGGAGCGCCGCCAGGAGCTCATCGAGATCTGGAACAAGGCGACCGCTGAGGTTGCGACGGCCATGCAGGAGAACATGCCGTCCGACAACAACATCAACCGCATGGTCACCTCTGGTGCTCGTGGTAACTGGATGCAGGTTCGTCAGATCGCCGGTATGCGTGGTCTGGTGTCGAACCCGAAGGGTGAGATCATCCCGCGTCCGATCATCTCGAGCTACCGTGAGGGCCTGTCGGTGGCGGAGTACTTCATCGCCACCCACGGTGCCCGTAAGGGTCTGGCTGACACGGCGCTTCGTACGGCCGACTCGGGCTACCTCACGCGTCGTCTCGTGGACGTCTCGCAGGATGTCATCATCCGCGAGGACGACTGTGGCACGACCCGTGGCCTCGAGCTGCTCGTCGCGACGCCTGACGCCAACGGCGTTCTGGTGCGCGACGCGAACGTCGAGAACTCGCTGTACGCTCGCAGCCTCGCTGAGGATGCGGTCGACGCCAAGGGCAAGGTTGTTGCGAAGGCCGGGGATGATGTCGGTGACGTTCTCATCCAGGACCTGATCGATGCGGGCATCACGCATGCGAAGGTCCGTTCGGTTCTGACCTGCGAGTCCGCCGCTGGTGTGTGTGCGGTCTGCTACGGCCGTTCGCTGGCCACCGGCCTGCTCGTCGACATCGGTGAGGCCGTCGGTATCATCGCGGCCCAGTCGATCGGTGAGCCCGGCACGCAGCTGACGATGCGTACCTTCCACACCGGTGGTGTGGCATCCGCGGATGACATCACGCAGGGCCTTCCCCGCGTCACCGAGCTGTTCGAGGCGCGTACCCCCAAGGGTGCGAGCCCGATCGCCGAGGCGGCCGGAAAGATCACGATCGAGGACACGGACCGCAGCCGCAAGCTGATCCTGACCCCCGACAGCGGCGACGAGCCGATCGCGTACCCGGTGCTCAAGCGTGCGACTCTCCTCATCGAGGACGGGCAGCATGTCGAGCTCGGTCAGCAGTTGCACGTTGGTGCGATCGACCCGAAGGAGGTGCTGCGTGTGCGCGGCGTCCGCGCGGTGCAGCAGCACCTCGTCGACGGCGTCCAGGGCGTGTACCGCTCGCAGGGTGTTCCGATCCACGACAAGCACATCGAGGTCATCGTTCGCCAGATGCTGCGCAAGGTCACCGTGGTCGACCACGGCGACACGGATCTGCTCCCCGGTGAGCTGGTTGACCGTTCGCGGTACAACGAGCTGAACCGTGCTGCGCTGACGGAGGGTCGCAAGACTGCTTCCGCCCGCCAGGAGGTCATGGGTATCACGAAGGCGTCGCTTGCGACGGAGTCGTGGCTGTCGGCTGCGTCGTTCCAGGAGACCACGCGTGTTCTCACGCAGGCCGCCATGGACGGCAAGTCCGACCCGCTGCTCGGCCTGAAGGAGAACGTGATCATCGGAAAGCTGATCCCGGCCGGTACGGGTCTTCCCCGCTACCGCAATGTGTCGGTTGAGGCCACGGAGGAGGCGAAGGCGGAGCGTTACCCGAACCGCATCTTCGCTGATGACGCGTCCTTCAACGAGTCTGATCTGAGCTTCGTCGATTTCGACAGCTTCAGCTCTGACGACTTCCAGCCCGGCACCTACAACTAG
- a CDS encoding type II secretion system protein, with amino-acid sequence MHSLWGEGLVDSIRTALRRTSDERGMTLIEVVVAVVILGLLSTLSLSLYMTSMNASSTHKNRELAITVANESMEIVSGWSPTAKIATTSLSTLFAGRTAAAVAAQWAAAPANSGLEQTYPTWDTTGASAPELPLSSISTFNGTKFLAQTFIGTCFQPVSGGDCKKLAGQATAPSVAPGGYSSMVRATVVVTWTAGDCDSGHCWYKASTLLDLNSDLDWVTHD; translated from the coding sequence ATGCATTCACTCTGGGGGGAGGGACTTGTGGACTCGATCCGCACCGCACTACGTCGTACATCTGACGAACGGGGCATGACCCTCATCGAGGTTGTCGTCGCGGTTGTCATCCTCGGTCTTCTCTCCACTCTCTCGCTGAGCCTCTACATGACCAGCATGAATGCGTCGTCGACGCACAAGAATCGCGAGCTCGCCATCACCGTCGCCAATGAGTCGATGGAGATCGTGAGTGGTTGGTCGCCAACGGCGAAGATCGCGACAACTTCTCTCAGCACGCTCTTCGCCGGCCGCACTGCCGCCGCCGTGGCCGCACAGTGGGCTGCAGCGCCCGCGAATTCCGGGCTCGAACAGACCTACCCGACCTGGGACACGACGGGTGCATCCGCGCCCGAGCTGCCGCTCTCAAGCATCTCGACTTTCAATGGCACGAAGTTCCTTGCGCAGACCTTCATCGGCACCTGTTTTCAGCCGGTCTCTGGTGGTGACTGCAAGAAGCTTGCAGGCCAGGCCACGGCCCCGTCGGTGGCACCCGGGGGCTATTCCTCGATGGTCCGCGCGACGGTCGTCGTCACTTGGACTGCCGGCGACTGCGATTCGGGCCACTGTTGGTACAAGGCCTCGACCCTTCTCGATTTGAACTCTGATCTCGACTGGGTGACCCATGACTAG